The Virgibacillus phasianinus genome includes a window with the following:
- the yajC gene encoding preprotein translocase subunit YajC: MDTLYSLLPIILMFVIFYFLLIRPQQKRQKKVKEMQSDLKKGDSVITIGGFHGTIHAIDESTVIIAADGVKLTYDRSAIREVSNSVASE, encoded by the coding sequence TTGGACACATTATATAGTTTACTTCCAATAATATTGATGTTTGTTATTTTTTACTTCTTGTTAATACGTCCACAACAAAAACGTCAAAAGAAAGTAAAAGAAATGCAATCAGATCTTAAAAAAGGTGATTCTGTGATTACGATAGGCGGATTCCACGGTACGATTCATGCAATTGATGAATCAACTGTTATCATTGCAGCTGATGGAGTAAAGCTTACATATGATCGTTCTGCTATTCGCGAAGTGAGTAACTCAGTTGCTTCGGAATAA
- a CDS encoding TIGR04086 family membrane protein, protein MKRQQFIALMYGWIVILGLIFISSIVLALLLKFTPLNEPTLSWVTLVIGLITLFFGGIVAGTKSKKKGWLIGGVTGLGFTLFTFAVQYLGYQHTFSIEQSLNHLGYILIAVLGGVIGVNAVGESQE, encoded by the coding sequence ATGAAAAGGCAACAATTTATTGCTTTAATGTACGGGTGGATTGTAATTCTTGGTCTTATCTTTATTTCAAGTATAGTATTAGCGCTTTTACTCAAATTTACACCATTAAATGAACCGACACTATCGTGGGTAACGCTTGTAATAGGGCTAATCACATTATTTTTCGGGGGTATTGTGGCCGGAACGAAAAGCAAGAAAAAAGGCTGGCTAATCGGTGGGGTTACCGGTCTCGGATTTACTTTATTCACATTTGCTGTGCAATATCTAGGATATCAGCATACATTTTCGATTGAACAATCCCTGAACCATCTAGGGTACATCCTGATTGCGGTTTTAGGAGGAGTAATTGGAGTAAACGCAGTTGGGGAAAGCCAGGAATAA
- the spoVB gene encoding stage V sporulation protein B — translation MTKQTFLQGTIILIIAGMITRLLGFINRIVVARVMGEEGVGLYMMALPTMFLVITITQLGLPVAISKRVAEADAINDQQKIKKILIVSLIITGCTSLLISTILFFMIPFIATSLLTDSRTIYPLMAVCPIIPIVAISAVIRGYFQGLQDMKPQSYSLVIEQIVRISCVALFVKLLLPYGIEFAAAGAMVSVILGELASLSFIIYVFKRRKVIKIRYRFFGYLKSSKETLKELFSIALPTTGSKMIGSISYFLEPILVMQSLAIAGIASSLATKQYGELTGYILPLLFLPTFITNSLSITIVPSISEAGAKQNNKLIHYRIHQAIRISFASGGLATIVLSLFAAPILLYMYGTDHASGFLILMAPFFILLYIQAPMQAALQALDLAKPAMWNSLIGAFIKFTALFVLASSPKFGITGVALAMVVGVVLVTLLHLASLQKAIKFSIPLLDLGKMASLLLITWWVGNMLKNMYVSMDSQLSVLIGIILILTFVYILLLFGLRFITKEELKQIPLFAKWFSSK, via the coding sequence ATGACCAAACAAACATTTTTGCAAGGTACGATCATATTGATTATTGCTGGGATGATAACACGTTTGTTGGGTTTTATAAATCGAATAGTAGTTGCTCGAGTAATGGGCGAGGAAGGTGTTGGCCTATACATGATGGCCCTTCCTACAATGTTTTTAGTTATCACCATTACACAACTTGGTCTGCCTGTTGCAATCTCTAAACGGGTTGCTGAGGCAGATGCTATCAATGATCAGCAAAAAATCAAAAAAATCCTAATAGTTTCGTTGATTATTACTGGTTGTACGAGCTTATTAATTTCAACAATACTGTTCTTTATGATACCCTTCATTGCCACATCGCTTTTAACGGATAGCCGTACTATTTACCCATTGATGGCCGTATGTCCAATCATACCTATCGTTGCTATTTCAGCAGTAATTCGCGGTTATTTCCAGGGACTGCAGGATATGAAACCGCAAAGTTATTCGCTAGTTATTGAACAAATTGTCCGGATTAGTTGTGTCGCCCTCTTTGTGAAATTGCTTCTTCCATATGGTATTGAATTTGCTGCCGCCGGGGCAATGGTCAGTGTCATTCTGGGTGAACTTGCTTCCTTATCTTTTATCATATATGTGTTTAAACGCAGGAAGGTTATTAAAATTCGTTATCGTTTTTTTGGTTATTTAAAATCAAGCAAGGAAACTTTAAAGGAACTATTCTCAATTGCTTTACCAACTACCGGTAGCAAAATGATCGGTTCGATTTCCTATTTCCTCGAACCTATCCTAGTAATGCAAAGTTTGGCAATCGCAGGAATTGCAAGTAGTTTAGCAACGAAGCAATATGGCGAACTAACAGGATACATCTTACCACTTTTGTTTTTGCCGACTTTTATTACTAACTCATTATCCATAACAATAGTTCCTTCGATTAGTGAAGCTGGGGCAAAACAAAATAATAAATTAATCCACTATCGTATTCACCAGGCCATTCGCATATCCTTTGCGTCAGGGGGACTCGCAACCATCGTTTTGTCATTGTTTGCAGCTCCGATTTTACTATATATGTATGGAACAGATCATGCAAGTGGATTTCTGATATTAATGGCACCTTTTTTTATCCTGCTTTATATACAAGCCCCCATGCAAGCAGCATTGCAGGCACTGGATCTGGCAAAGCCAGCGATGTGGAATAGTTTAATTGGTGCTTTTATTAAATTTACCGCCTTATTTGTTTTAGCCTCAAGCCCAAAGTTCGGAATAACTGGGGTAGCACTTGCCATGGTCGTCGGTGTCGTGCTGGTAACCTTATTACATTTGGCTTCCTTACAAAAGGCTATCAAATTCTCTATACCTTTATTAGATTTAGGGAAAATGGCAAGCCTGTTGCTCATTACATGGTGGGTTGGGAATATGTTGAAAAATATGTATGTCTCAATGGATAGCCAATTATCTGTTCTAATAGGCATTATCTTAATATTAACGTTTGTATATATACTATTACTTTTTGGTTTGCGATTTATAACGAAAGAAGAATTAAAACAAATACCTCTCTTCGCAAAATGGTTCTCATCCAAGTAA
- a CDS encoding post-transcriptional regulator: METLRSINEWKAVMEPALESKVSEFKLMGYSSASTEEIWNCLVQKVWKGNPSKHVYEVVQDIFHLASNIYLSYLTVKAYEDDDLMASIQAVTGKND, encoded by the coding sequence GTGGAAACTTTGCGAAGTATTAATGAATGGAAAGCAGTAATGGAACCCGCTTTAGAAAGCAAAGTAAGTGAATTTAAATTAATGGGATATTCCAGTGCATCAACTGAAGAAATATGGAATTGTTTGGTTCAAAAAGTATGGAAGGGAAATCCTTCCAAGCATGTTTATGAGGTTGTACAGGATATTTTTCATCTGGCATCCAACATATATTTAAGCTATTTAACGGTTAAAGCATATGAAGATGATGATTTAATGGCTTCTATTCAAGCGGTAACAGGAAAGAATGATTAG
- the secDF gene encoding protein translocase subunit SecDF — protein sequence MKNRGRIIAFFLIVIVFAATIGTTVTGITKNINLGLDLQGGFEVLYQVDPVEEGAEVDRELLEATVQTLNERVNRLGISEASINIEGEDRIRVQLAGVDNQTEAREILSTSARLSFRDVNDKEYLDGSDIKEGSAQQDFDPKTNAPIVTLQLKDASKFAEVTSEIKQMQNPDTTYQDNLLVIWMDYQKGDSFAEEYKKEEEEQKYISAPQVTQTLNTTNVQISGNFTVESAQRLADIINSGSLPVNLNEKYSTSVGAQFGEQALNKTVFAGIIGVGIIFLFMIVYYRFPGLIAAINLSIYIYLVLVVFELLNGVLTLPGIAALILGVGMAVDANVITNERIKEELREGKSISAAFKAGNKNSLSTILDANITTILAAVILFAFGTSSVKGFATMLIISILVSFITAVYGSRILMGLWIKTKFLRNRPGWFGVKQRDIKDIKDKTEHEPKLFNRELKPVNHRRKFFIASSIMVILGAISLVLFQLNPGIDFTSGSRVQVLANDSLTTDQVQDSLAELNLEPESVVLAGNNKEIAVARYDTVLDKDQIAEIKSFFMDKYGNAPNVSVVSPIVGEELVKNALYAVGIAIIGMIIYVAFRFEFYFAITAIIALVHDAFFVIAIFSLFHIEFDVNIVAALLTIVGYSINDTIVTFDRIRENLIKRKRVKSVKELALIVNRSLVQTFTRSINTSLTTIIAVLAFLFLGAESISGFAIALTVGLIAGTYSSLFLASQLWLVWRGKMIKKKPVVFAKKKKTEGPQV from the coding sequence ATGAAGAATCGAGGGAGAATTATTGCTTTTTTTCTAATCGTGATCGTTTTCGCTGCAACGATTGGAACAACGGTAACTGGTATAACCAAAAATATTAATTTAGGTTTAGATCTGCAAGGTGGATTTGAGGTTTTATACCAAGTAGACCCCGTTGAAGAAGGGGCGGAGGTTGACCGGGAATTACTTGAAGCTACCGTTCAAACGTTAAATGAACGTGTAAACAGGCTTGGTATTAGTGAAGCTAGTATTAATATCGAGGGAGAAGATCGCATCCGAGTCCAACTGGCTGGCGTTGATAATCAAACAGAAGCCAGGGAAATTCTATCTACATCTGCTAGGCTGTCGTTTCGTGATGTGAATGATAAAGAGTACCTGGATGGATCAGACATCAAGGAAGGTAGCGCACAACAGGACTTTGATCCAAAAACAAATGCACCTATTGTTACACTGCAATTAAAGGATGCCTCAAAGTTCGCTGAGGTTACCAGTGAAATCAAACAAATGCAGAATCCTGACACGACTTATCAGGATAATCTGCTGGTAATTTGGATGGATTACCAAAAAGGGGATTCCTTTGCTGAAGAATATAAAAAAGAGGAAGAGGAACAAAAGTACATATCAGCCCCTCAGGTAACGCAGACATTGAATACAACAAATGTGCAGATTTCTGGAAACTTCACAGTTGAATCAGCACAGCGGCTTGCGGACATCATCAATTCCGGGTCGTTACCGGTTAATTTAAATGAGAAGTATTCCACATCAGTTGGAGCACAATTTGGTGAACAGGCACTGAACAAAACGGTATTTGCTGGAATTATTGGTGTCGGTATTATCTTTCTGTTCATGATTGTTTATTACCGTTTTCCAGGACTGATTGCTGCTATTAACTTAAGCATCTATATTTACCTGGTGTTGGTAGTATTTGAACTGCTTAACGGGGTATTAACATTACCGGGAATTGCCGCATTAATTCTGGGTGTGGGTATGGCTGTTGATGCCAACGTTATCACCAATGAGCGTATAAAAGAAGAGCTTCGTGAAGGTAAGTCGATTTCTGCTGCCTTTAAAGCAGGGAACAAGAACTCACTTTCCACGATTTTAGATGCCAATATTACGACGATACTTGCCGCGGTTATTCTATTTGCATTTGGTACAAGCTCGGTAAAAGGGTTTGCCACTATGCTAATCATCAGTATTCTGGTAAGTTTTATCACAGCCGTTTACGGTTCAAGAATTTTAATGGGATTATGGATCAAAACCAAATTTTTACGTAACCGCCCAGGCTGGTTTGGGGTAAAACAAAGGGATATTAAGGATATAAAAGATAAAACAGAGCACGAGCCTAAGCTCTTTAACCGGGAGTTAAAACCGGTAAACCACCGGAGAAAATTCTTTATAGCCTCTAGTATTATGGTAATTCTTGGGGCGATTTCACTGGTTCTATTTCAATTGAATCCCGGAATTGACTTTACAAGTGGTTCACGTGTTCAGGTATTGGCAAACGATAGCCTGACCACTGACCAAGTTCAGGATAGTTTGGCCGAATTAAACCTAGAGCCAGAATCCGTAGTGCTAGCCGGGAACAATAAGGAAATCGCAGTGGCAAGATACGATACCGTATTGGATAAAGACCAAATTGCAGAAATAAAGAGCTTTTTCATGGATAAATACGGTAACGCACCGAATGTGAGTGTTGTCTCGCCTATTGTTGGAGAAGAACTCGTTAAAAATGCATTGTATGCAGTAGGCATAGCGATTATCGGAATGATTATTTATGTTGCATTCCGGTTTGAATTCTACTTTGCAATAACAGCTATTATTGCCCTCGTTCATGACGCATTTTTCGTCATTGCAATATTTAGTCTGTTCCACATTGAATTTGATGTAAATATTGTGGCGGCATTATTGACGATAGTTGGTTACTCGATTAATGATACGATTGTAACCTTTGACAGGATTAGAGAGAACTTGATCAAACGTAAGCGTGTTAAATCAGTTAAAGAACTGGCACTTATTGTAAACAGAAGCCTGGTTCAAACATTCACACGCAGTATCAATACATCGCTAACCACGATAATTGCTGTATTGGCATTTTTATTTCTTGGTGCAGAGTCTATCAGTGGATTTGCTATTGCCCTTACAGTAGGACTAATTGCAGGTACTTACTCATCCCTATTCCTTGCATCCCAGCTTTGGTTAGTTTGGAGAGGTAAAATGATTAAGAAAAAACCTGTTGTATTTGCCAAAAAGAAAAAAACAGAAGGTCCACAAGTGTAA
- a CDS encoding LapA family protein, whose product MRGQTYVIFAIIFVIIVAIFAVINVDSVEVNYLFGSGEAPLIFVILFSVLMGGVITAAVGVIKVFRLQRENKTLRKENKQLNNQKDTDDRLQPELEQGEIETIDTPEQTDQQQSNK is encoded by the coding sequence ATGAGAGGTCAAACATATGTAATATTTGCTATTATTTTTGTTATTATTGTAGCTATCTTTGCCGTTATCAATGTTGATTCGGTCGAGGTAAATTACTTATTTGGGTCAGGTGAAGCCCCGCTGATCTTTGTTATTCTATTTTCCGTGTTAATGGGTGGTGTCATCACAGCAGCAGTTGGTGTTATTAAAGTGTTCCGTCTTCAACGTGAAAATAAAACATTAAGAAAAGAAAATAAGCAATTGAATAACCAAAAAGACACAGATGATCGCCTGCAACCGGAGTTAGAGCAGGGAGAGATAGAAACAATTGACACTCCCGAGCAGACAGATCAGCAGCAAAGTAATAAATAA
- the recJ gene encoding single-stranded-DNA-specific exonuclease RecJ, translating to MLKSKAIWNFSNEEAETIAWSGDSTDLSPVIKELLVQRGITTAKDASEFLSPDLANLLMPEDLLGMDVATDRVHKAIKQNEKILVYGDYDADGVTSTTLLMSALLEIGADCDYYIPNRFTEGYGPNEHAFSYAHEQGVKLIITVDCGIASVSEAKFAESIGLDLIITDHHEPQEELPGALAILHPKCAPTYSFKELAGVGVAFKFAQGLLGYFPDHLLDLVAVGTIADLVPLVNENRILAYYGLQKLTDTKRPGLRALKNQCRIEGNVSEEDVGFQIAPRLNAVGRLKDAGLAVELLMTEAEDEAAYLAEAVQDLNKERQQLVNEIVAEAEVLVDDTKDSGVTIVAKEGWNEGVLGIVASKLVKKYDRPAIVLAIHSEKGSAKGSARSIPAFDLFKNCMQVRDYFTHFGGHSQAAGMTLPIENIALLRDTLTEMIYSQLTDEEFKQEITVSKTLSIKEINEELVNEISQLAPFGMANPKPVFHLKQFPSTVRQIGAKLNHLKVQFKQESLSIDGIGFGLGDCFPFISEKNPLSVVGEIGINEWNGNRKAQIVIQDLQIDEQQLFDHRGKKQLDILPFLNNSEHYLAIGNNVQARVKQVPIKLDVLSYTKPPETMDTVDTVFLFDLPDELENLEWIIRKANPINIHVCFYLEDSHYLKAFPSREDFKQFYALILKRGYFDIKKDLFVLMKSQNWTEERIRFMLNVFFELNFVIIENGLAKPNRSAAKKDLQESRLYQQRIKRSEIEKKLYYSNYDDLNQWFHRLTNDVDISKEELTYGI from the coding sequence ATGTTAAAGAGTAAAGCAATCTGGAATTTTTCAAATGAAGAAGCGGAAACAATAGCATGGTCGGGTGATTCAACGGATTTGTCCCCTGTTATCAAGGAATTACTAGTACAACGCGGAATAACGACTGCGAAAGATGCAAGTGAATTTTTATCTCCTGATCTGGCCAATCTGCTTATGCCGGAAGATCTTCTTGGCATGGATGTGGCAACTGATCGTGTACATAAAGCAATTAAACAAAATGAAAAGATTCTGGTTTATGGTGACTATGATGCGGATGGTGTTACTTCCACAACACTCTTAATGTCGGCGTTACTGGAAATTGGTGCGGACTGTGACTATTATATACCCAATCGGTTTACAGAAGGTTATGGACCAAATGAACATGCATTTTCCTATGCACACGAACAAGGGGTCAAATTAATTATTACTGTCGATTGTGGAATTGCATCTGTTTCTGAAGCGAAATTTGCTGAATCAATTGGGCTTGATTTAATCATTACGGATCATCATGAACCACAGGAAGAATTACCTGGAGCATTAGCAATCCTTCATCCGAAATGTGCCCCGACATATTCTTTTAAGGAACTTGCAGGAGTCGGTGTCGCATTTAAATTTGCTCAAGGGTTGCTTGGATATTTTCCAGATCATTTACTTGACCTGGTTGCTGTTGGGACAATTGCTGATTTAGTCCCGTTAGTAAATGAAAATAGGATCCTTGCATATTATGGGTTGCAAAAGTTAACTGATACCAAGAGACCTGGACTTAGAGCATTAAAAAACCAATGTAGGATTGAAGGAAATGTTTCAGAAGAAGATGTTGGGTTTCAAATTGCACCACGGTTAAATGCAGTTGGCAGGCTGAAGGATGCTGGGCTGGCAGTTGAACTGCTGATGACAGAAGCTGAAGATGAGGCAGCGTACTTGGCCGAAGCCGTGCAGGACCTGAACAAGGAACGTCAACAATTAGTAAATGAGATTGTGGCGGAAGCTGAAGTATTAGTAGATGATACAAAGGATTCCGGTGTGACCATTGTTGCTAAAGAAGGATGGAATGAAGGTGTACTCGGAATTGTAGCCTCAAAACTTGTCAAAAAGTATGATCGACCAGCAATTGTTCTCGCAATCCATTCTGAAAAAGGCAGTGCAAAAGGATCTGCCCGAAGTATACCGGCATTTGATCTGTTCAAAAATTGTATGCAGGTAAGGGATTACTTTACGCATTTTGGCGGCCATTCGCAAGCGGCAGGCATGACGTTACCGATAGAGAACATTGCCTTACTGCGTGATACACTGACGGAAATGATTTACTCTCAGCTGACCGATGAGGAATTCAAGCAGGAAATAACTGTCAGCAAAACACTGTCAATTAAAGAAATAAATGAAGAGCTGGTAAATGAGATTAGTCAATTAGCACCGTTTGGAATGGCAAATCCTAAGCCAGTATTTCATCTCAAACAATTTCCATCAACTGTGCGCCAAATAGGAGCAAAGTTAAACCATTTAAAAGTGCAGTTTAAACAAGAATCTTTGTCAATCGATGGGATTGGCTTTGGGCTCGGAGATTGTTTTCCTTTTATTTCGGAAAAGAACCCACTTTCAGTAGTTGGGGAAATAGGCATAAACGAATGGAATGGAAATAGGAAGGCGCAAATTGTGATTCAAGATTTACAAATTGATGAACAGCAGCTTTTTGATCATAGGGGAAAAAAGCAACTAGATATTTTGCCATTTCTAAATAATTCGGAACATTACCTAGCAATCGGCAACAATGTTCAAGCTCGTGTTAAACAGGTACCAATAAAATTGGATGTTTTATCGTACACAAAGCCTCCTGAAACAATGGATACAGTGGATACTGTTTTTCTATTTGACTTACCGGACGAACTTGAAAACTTAGAGTGGATTATTCGAAAGGCAAATCCAATTAATATTCATGTATGCTTTTATTTGGAAGACAGTCATTATTTAAAAGCATTTCCCTCCAGAGAAGATTTCAAGCAGTTCTATGCATTAATCCTAAAGCGTGGGTATTTTGATATAAAGAAAGACCTTTTTGTTTTAATGAAAAGCCAAAATTGGACAGAAGAAAGAATCCGGTTTATGTTAAATGTGTTTTTTGAGTTGAATTTTGTTATTATAGAGAATGGACTTGCTAAACCAAATAGAAGTGCTGCAAAAAAAGATTTGCAGGAATCAAGGTTATATCAACAACGAATTAAACGCAGTGAAATAGAAAAGAAACTTTATTATTCAAATTATGATGATTTAAATCAATGGTTTCACCGTTTAACAAATGATGTAGATATTTCCAAGGAGGAGCTTACCTATGGAATATAA
- a CDS encoding adenine phosphoribosyltransferase, translated as MEYKKYIKIVEDWPKEGVQFKDITPLMDNGAAFKSAVDEIVDFAKEKAIDIIVGPEARGFIIGCPVSYALEIGFAPVRKEGKLPREVIKVDYGLEYGKNVLTLHKDAIKPGQRVLITDDLLATGGTIEATIKLVEELGGIVVGCAFLIELTYLDGRSKLDGYDVLTLMRY; from the coding sequence ATGGAATATAAGAAATATATAAAAATAGTAGAAGACTGGCCAAAAGAAGGCGTTCAGTTTAAAGACATAACACCACTAATGGATAATGGTGCTGCTTTTAAATCAGCGGTCGATGAAATTGTGGATTTTGCTAAAGAAAAGGCAATTGATATTATTGTCGGACCAGAGGCACGCGGGTTTATAATTGGTTGTCCGGTTTCTTATGCATTAGAAATTGGATTTGCACCTGTACGAAAAGAAGGAAAGCTGCCACGCGAAGTAATTAAAGTGGATTACGGATTGGAATATGGCAAAAACGTTTTAACCCTTCATAAGGACGCCATTAAACCCGGGCAACGAGTATTAATCACGGACGATTTACTTGCAACTGGAGGCACAATTGAAGCTACAATTAAATTAGTAGAAGAACTGGGCGGGATTGTGGTTGGTTGTGCATTTCTAATCGAGCTTACTTATTTGGATGGACGCAGTAAGCTGGATGGTTATGACGTACTCACCCTAATGCGTTATTAG